CGTAACTactcacagagcagcagcagcagtgtcttccctgctgctcctcctgctgATTCAGTTCATCTCCCACAGGCTGCGAGGAGAAAAGAAGTGACATCTCACACAGTGAACTTTGGAAGAGTGAATTCACAATGCCTTTTAAGCAACCACCCAAAATCTGTCACTTACAAAACCAGAAACAATTTGTATTATGAAGATTTGTATGTAATTTACAAACACATTCAATAAAGATAACATAAGAACGAGACCTGCTTCACAATTTCTATAtaggtagaaaatattttctgtggtTATATAGTTTCTGATACTCCATATTAAAACTGACCTAATAAGTAACAATTTAAACGCCTTTAGTTGGATGCGGTTTGGAATTGTGCAACTGGATGTTATTCAGTTTTACACACTGGACCTTTAAAGTGataatttagttgtttttttaagcagttttctATTACAAAGCCCAGAGATGCAGTTAGACAAATTCAGTTatattaatttcaaattattcCAATACAGTCCAATGAAAGACTCATATTTACATTCCACTCAGTCAAATTTGAACCCAAATGTGATACAGTAAAATACTGAGTTCTTTTTACTGGGTAgctcatgtttttgtaaagttgaGTTTTTCTAAGGGGTTATCAACAGTCATTATCTTACCTGCAGTAGGtaacatttgttgaaaatgaCATGGCAGTTTGATAATAGGTTCTGTAAAACCTTCAGGACCTTTTTTAGACTGGAGTTATTTTAATGCAGTTACCTCTCTGGACCAACTATTGACCGGAAAACTAACCTCTGCTTTTTTGATGTGAAGACATTCAAAGGAAATATCTTACCTACAATGTGTAAACATTGCTGGTAAGATATTCACTACTCATTCCCTCTTAACAGAACCCACCTCAAAAATTTGTAAAGGTCCCAGAAATACTACAGTATATTCActgtgttaaaaacaacatccaaTTTTTGTGTAATGCAATTTCAATAGGACTGGACTTTGAACTGAAACAATGTAACTTGAATTTAGACAAATTGAATTCCATataaactgcaaatgaattGTGCTTGTTTGCAAAATGCCTTGAGATAAACTGGTGCTGAATTGGTAGCATATACTATATATATTGAATTGCAattgaactgaaaataaatgtaatgctAGGAGATCGTACGAAGATTAATAAACTAGTGATTGATTTCAGAAGGATTAGCAGTGAAatcagcaacattttattttgaagatagCAGTCAACTTGTGGAGCTTCAGTAAACATATTGCACTggtgctttgttttgtttttaaggttgGGAACTACAAGCGCACAGTGAAGCGCATCGATGATGGTAATCGACTCTGCAATGACCTAATGAACTGCATCCAGGAGCGTGCCAAAATCGAGAAAGGCTATGCACAGCAGCTCACTGATTGGTCCAAGAGATGGAGGCAGCTGGTTGATAAAGGTATAATAGCAATAACAATTGTTTTTCTATTAAGCTATTAGTTCGTTTTTTGCCAAATAAATTTAGAACGGATATATTTGTACTAgagtatatataaaaaaataaggctTCAGATCTTAATTCCCCCACCAGGTCCTCAGTATGGCTCAGTAGAGCAAGCCTGGATGGCAGTGATGACAGAGGCAGAAAAGGTGAGCGACCTCCACACAGAAATGAAGAACCACCTAATGAGTGAAGACTTTGAGAAGGTGAAGAACTGGCAGAAAGATTCGTACCACAAACAGATGATGGGTGGATTCAAGGAGTCCAAAGAGGCAGACGAAGGCTTTAAGAAGGCCCAGAAACCCTGGGCCAAGAAGCTGAAAGAGGTGAGAGTGAAACTGttgacatttattaaaaagtcactaaaatgttacattgttTTCTGCTGTATTCTAGTCATGAATCGGTCCTGTTTAGAAAGGTTTTAAAATCCTATTTTTCAGGATGAACAAAATTTGTCTTAGAACTTCATGATAATGCTATGTTTTTGTTACTATTCTAACCAGAGTCTACCTTTGAAGACATTTGTACTGAGTGAAACTGAGTTGAAACTGACTATGATTAAATGACTAAATGTTGGACTTTTTCAACAAGCAGCACTTTACAGCGTCAGTGTTTGACAGATTTATTGCATAATTTATAAAGCTACTCAATTAATAGATCGCTTAATCACCTTAGTGTTTAAGTATTTGAGCTGATTATTAAAGATTTCCTGATTAAACTCAGTCATTTATCAGTAATGACAgtaatctactttttttttttccatataccATATGTCAACCATAAACCAAGGTCATTATTTGCTGCATATCATTTATCTGATTTCATGTTGGGAAACTATGTTTATGATATGCAATACTCCACCTAAATAGTACTTCTTACTTCTTAATGCAGATTCTCTGCTCAGGTTGTTTATGTTACCTTTTGTTGTCAGGTCGAGGTTGCTAAGAAGTCATACCACATGGCCTGCAAAGAGGAGAAGCTGGCCACCACCAGAGAGGCCAACACTAAGGGAGACGGCACGACGCCGGCAGAGCAGAAGAAACTGCAGGACAAACTGGAAAAGTGCAAACAAGACTCACAGAAGGTGAGCTCATCAGCTGCAGTGCCTATGGGCTCATCATTATGTAAATATTATGTCCAATAACCCTAAACGCAAATGAGCTGCCATCCTATTTCAAAGTATCAGGGTTTGAGTCAGTGTGGCTTGGTTAATGAGTGACTGAATGCCACTCCTGCTCTTCTttgaatcttttcttttcttgaagtGGACTCTGATCACTTTTTATTACCCGAACCATCAAACATCTGATTCATTTCCtgtctcagaaaaaaaaataaaactgtttctaGATTAATGTGGTTTATGTGTGATTGGAGAGACAGAAGAAGAAGTCAGTAAAACACCAGTCATCCGAATCATTTTTAGTAAAAGCTTTactaaaactattaaaaaaaatgaaagtagtAAGTTTAATCAtactgttttctttgtttattttgctctgATGTAGACGAGGGAAAAGTATGAAAAGGCTCTGGATGAACTGAATAAGTGCTCCCCTCAGTACATGGAGAACATGGAGCAGGTGTTTAACCAGTGCCAGCAGTTTGAAGAGAAGAGGCTGAGCTTCCTGAGGGAGGTGCTGCTAGATGTCAAACGTCACCTCAACCTGACAGAAAACCAAAGGTGAGTCAACCTAGCgtgagacagaaaaagaaagacaacatCCAGACTCTGTGCTCACACCAAATCCTCTTTTTCTGTTCACAGTTATGTCACAATATACAGAGATCTTGAGCGGGTGATTACTGCAGCTAGCCCTGAAGAAGATCTGAAGTGGTTCAGTAGTATCCATGGCCCTGGCATGCACATGAACTGGCCAAAGTTTGAggtgctgtttattttttcctcttctcgaacatttttgtttttctaattatttttaattagaaaaataattaaaattataattttaatgcttttttggGGTTTAATGTGAAGTACTTTGTGATTTTAACCAGAGCTCAGTGCTGTTTAAATGAACCTTAATGTCTTTGCATAGTTACAtccataataaaattattcgCATAAACCATTAAAAGAAAGAAGTACGCATTGGAAATGAAAAACGTATGCACAAGATTTATgtgaatgttatattttattttactttactgCAGCTTagtgtgtttatttatgtacaCTTGTTCAATATAGATTGAAACTAAAAAGCAATTCATTTTTCACCTtcattctttcagttttttactgCTCTGTTCATTGACTTTTTTGCAGGAGTACAATCCAGATCTTATCCACACCATCTCTAAGAGAGAAAAGTCAAAGAAGTATAACGATGAAGTCATGCTGACTAATGTTAAGGCTCCAAGAAGCAACGTTCAAGCAGAAGACAGGGGAAGGTCTGATCTTTATCCTTTTTAGCTCATCCAGTTTATTTCACTCAGCTCTTCCAGGCACCAGTTACAGTACTTGTCTGTAATATTCAGCATTTTCCTTCATTATTACAGTCATTCATTACCCAGCATAACAGCACAATCAAAAACAATAGACATATAGTGTCAACAATACCAGGACTCATCCAGGTGTTTCCCCTTCCTTATAGCGTGAGCAGCTATGAGAAGAACCAGGCGTACTCGTCCAATGAGTGGTCAGATGATGAAGGGAAGGGCCTGAACTCAGGCAGTGACTCCAACGGAGGGTCAAACCCTTTTTATGAAGAATCGGGCGAAGG
Above is a genomic segment from Xiphophorus couchianus chromosome 20, X_couchianus-1.0, whole genome shotgun sequence containing:
- the pacsin1b gene encoding protein kinase C and casein kinase substrate in neurons protein 1 isoform X2 — protein: MSGGYDEYASQEEATDSFWEVGNYKRTVKRIDDGNRLCNDLMNCIQERAKIEKGYAQQLTDWSKRWRQLVDKGPQYGSVEQAWMAVMTEAEKVSDLHTEMKNHLMSEDFEKVKNWQKDSYHKQMMGGFKESKEADEGFKKAQKPWAKKLKEVEVAKKSYHMACKEEKLATTREANTKGDGTTPAEQKKLQDKLEKCKQDSQKTREKYEKALDELNKCSPQYMENMEQVFNQCQQFEEKRLSFLREVLLDVKRHLNLTENQSYVTIYRDLERVITAASPEEDLKWFSSIHGPGMHMNWPKFEEYNPDLIHTISKREKSKKYNDEVMLTNVKAPRSNVQAEDRGSVSSYEKNQAYSSNEWSDDEGKGLNSGSDSNGGSNPFYEESGEGVRVKALYDYEGQEQDELSFKAGTI
- the pacsin1b gene encoding protein kinase C and casein kinase substrate in neurons protein 1 isoform X1: MSGGYDEYASQEEATDSFWEVGNYKRTVKRIDDGNRLCNDLMNCIQERAKIEKGYAQQLTDWSKRWRQLVDKGPQYGSVEQAWMAVMTEAEKVSDLHTEMKNHLMSEDFEKVKNWQKDSYHKQMMGGFKESKEADEGFKKAQKPWAKKLKEVEVAKKSYHMACKEEKLATTREANTKGDGTTPAEQKKLQDKLEKCKQDSQKTREKYEKALDELNKCSPQYMENMEQVFNQCQQFEEKRLSFLREVLLDVKRHLNLTENQSYVTIYRDLERVITAASPEEDLKWFSSIHGPGMHMNWPKFEEYNPDLIHTISKREKSKKYNDEVMLTNVKAPRSNVQAEDRGSVSSYEKNQAYSSNEWSDDEGKGLNSGSDSNGGSNPFYEESGEGVRVKALYDYEGQEQDELSFKAGDLLTKLEDEDDQGWCKGRLDNGQLGLYPANYVEPI